One Vibrio sp. CDRSL-10 TSBA genomic region harbors:
- a CDS encoding PTS transporter subunit EIIC yields the protein MFQLLVHLLRCSTASFLTFIWPFFGAAFGAIGAALGEMTASGHGYVASLIFGIIERSLIPVGLHHVFYLPLWQTEIGGTATIAGEVIKGTQNMFFASLASGDFSQFTSTNFMTGKFPFMMFGLPAAAYAMYTLADDENKKAAGGLLFSVALTAFLTGITEPIEFTFLFLAPALYYAVHVPLAGLSFLLMDMLNVKVGMTFSGGFIDFALFGVLPGVTGVENNWYFIPLVGIAYAFVYFFVFRWFIVKFDIKTPGRKGSAVAVVSKKDYHAAKGGAAGDNQKAKDMIEALGGAENIVDVDACITRLRITVKDGAQVKGNEHWTQELGARGLVKVGETGIQAIYGAEAAGYKAQINSLLGK from the coding sequence TTGTTCCAATTATTAGTGCATTTGCTGCGCTGTTCTACGGCATCGTTTCTGACCTTTATCTGGCCATTCTTTGGTGCTGCGTTCGGCGCAATCGGTGCGGCTCTGGGTGAGATGACTGCAAGTGGCCACGGTTACGTTGCGTCTCTGATCTTCGGTATCATCGAGCGTTCTCTGATCCCTGTTGGTCTGCACCACGTATTCTACCTGCCACTATGGCAAACAGAAATCGGTGGTACTGCAACTATCGCTGGTGAAGTGATCAAGGGTACACAGAACATGTTCTTCGCTTCTCTGGCAAGCGGTGACTTCTCTCAATTTACTTCAACTAACTTCATGACTGGTAAGTTCCCGTTCATGATGTTCGGTCTGCCAGCAGCAGCGTACGCGATGTACACTCTGGCTGATGACGAGAACAAAAAAGCAGCCGGTGGTCTTCTGTTCTCAGTTGCTCTGACAGCATTCCTGACTGGTATCACTGAACCAATCGAATTTACCTTCCTGTTCCTGGCTCCAGCTCTGTACTATGCAGTGCACGTGCCTCTGGCAGGTCTGTCATTCCTGCTGATGGATATGCTGAATGTTAAAGTTGGTATGACGTTCAGTGGCGGTTTCATTGACTTCGCTCTGTTTGGTGTACTGCCAGGCGTGACTGGTGTTGAGAACAACTGGTACTTCATCCCACTAGTTGGTATCGCTTACGCGTTCGTTTACTTCTTCGTGTTCCGTTGGTTCATCGTGAAGTTCGACATCAAGACTCCAGGTCGTAAAGGCAGCGCAGTTGCAGTGGTTTCTAAGAAAGACTACCACGCAGCAAAAGGTGGTGCAGCTGGTGACAACCAGAAAGCGAAAGACATGATCGAAGCTCTGGGTGGCGCAGAAAACATCGTTGATGTGGATGCATGTATCACTCGTCTGCGTATCACTGTTAAAGATGGTGCACAGGTGAAAGGCAACGAACACTGGACTCAAGAGCTGGGTGCTCGTGGTCTGGTTAAAGTTGGTGAAACTGGTATCCAGGCAATCTACGGCGCAGAAGCTGCAGGTTACAAAGCACAAATCAACTCTCTGCTTGGTAAGTAA